AGACCTAACCAACCAAACCGTTCCTACGCTTCATAGCCGGAACGTTAACACTTATTATTTTTAAATTTAAAAACTCAAATCAATTATCTAAGAGCTACATACCTTGATTCTTGAATAATTAGATTCGCATCCAACATCAAAGAGTTCGATATTTGTCCCACTTCGGGTACAAATTTTATTAAGGGGCTTTTAGCCCCTTTTTTATGTGCTAATATTTTCAGGACGTAAACTGATTAAATTATTCTTTAACTTTCTGATAGTTCTGATTCAGGTTAGGAATACAAAACTTAAAAGTTCTTTTGATTACCTACATTTGGGATAGAGCATTTATATGAACCTTAATAAACAGTAAAACATTACATGATTCTAGATGGCTTTAGCATAATTGAAAAATTAAAGTTCAAGTTTTAAAAAAGTAAATTAAACATACTATCGATTGATATCTTACATCCCCAAAAGTATACTGTTAATCATAATATGGAGTTTACCGGAACACACATCGGTGAAATAAATGTAAGCGCAGGGTTTATTTTCATTTTAAGAGGGGAGTTAATTGGAAATCTGCACATATCCAAAGGCTCAGAAGTAATAATATTTGGAAAAATAAAAGGTAAAATTTACTCTGATGAAATTTTAGATATCAGAAAAGGATCCAAAATAGAAGGAACATTAAGTACAATCGGAATTAAAATTC
This genomic interval from bacterium SCSIO 12643 contains the following:
- a CDS encoding polymer-forming cytoskeletal protein, whose amino-acid sequence is MEFTGTHIGEINVSAGFIFILRGELIGNLHISKGSEVIIFGKIKGKIYSDEILDIRKGSKIEGTLSTIGIKIQNGASLNGITKNYTEKNNNY